The Raphanus sativus cultivar WK10039 chromosome 6, ASM80110v3, whole genome shotgun sequence sequence aaaataaaaataattcctatatataatgaatttattaatatgtttaatgaTCGATTAGGTGTATTCATATCATattatcattatctaaaaatattatctgTTGTCTTATTATTCAAcattatttgatattattattatgtaagaattaattattttttactatccaaaattagtaaatattgaaaagtaaaagtaaaattatatatatttatcaaattaaaaaatattaataaattatattgacCAAAATAACAACTACCAGTTTTtgtataaaaactatataatcaTTGACTCATTTTATtggaatgtgttttttttagaaactttGATTATGAATAAAAAGTGTTCAAAAAGAGTTAAATAAACTCTTATTTTCTAAGGTTAACTCATAACATAGAATAAATTTCTAAGGTTaagtaaacaattttttaaatcattagaTTTCTTTTAGTTTTCAAAGATGAttgatcaatttttaaattatatatcagcAAACTGAAATATACACATAAGTATCAAACACGAGAATATCTAATATTcaagtttttagtttttcctATTGTTCAAAGATAACCCACTAAtgaaatatgattaaaaattgaATGAAAATTTACCGTTTTTGACAGATTTTACGCTATATTTGATTTGATAgtatatttattgataaatatttataaaataattatgcaTGTATATCCAGATAGAACATCTAATATTAAAtgggaaatcggccaaaaaaAACACGAACTTTAcaggaattgccaaaacaaaccTAGACATATTGGTTGGCCAATAAAATCCTGAACTTTCATTGactttttcagtttattaaGAACGTTACGATTGACTTACCAGATTAGCATACCGTTAATAGAGATAACAGATAATTTAGATGACGTTAAAACATCGTTAGACAAAGAGATGAAACGACGTAGTTTCAATTagaaatgttattaaaaaaatgtgcTTCCATTGAGGATCGAACCCGTGCACTGGTGTTTAATGGAACAGGTTTTTGCCACTAAGCTAGTGGACTTTACAATAGATTGACGAACAAAGTTCTTTATATTGGCttcgaaaaataaaattttattttttatttaagaaaataaaaatcttaaaaagttttcaattttttaaaaaaaaaattcaaaatctagcTTTAagaatagatatatttttttaaaaatcgatttttttaaaatgaaaaattggaAAGGtttaaatcgattttttttttaaaacattgaaaactttggaagacttttattttttttcaggaaatcaattttttttaaaaaaatgaaaatttgggaagatttaaatcgattttttttaaaaaaaaatgaaaattgtggaagatttttattttgaagaaaaaaaataattcttttttctttaaaaaaataaaaatcttccaaagttttcaattttttaaattttttttttcaaaatctagcttaaaaacaatattttctaaaaaaaaatcaaaatttaaagaaaaataaagattttggaagatttaaatagaaattttttaaaatcaaaatccttttaattaaataaaacgaTGTCGTCTTGAGATTTTGTCTTAAACAAAACATCTAGATCTTTTAATCAATAAAGAGAAATAAGTAGAGTAGTATTCCAAAAAGCCCACCAGCCCAGTGGCAAAAACCTCTACCTACAACCCCGAAGGCATGGGTTCGAACCCaaccaaaaacaattttaattaaactaaacgacgtcgttttgaggTTTTGTCTTAACAAAGATCTACATGAAACGACATCATTTCGTTAAACGACAATAATTAACGGTGAATTAACACTGTCATAACTCTCTGTTAACGGTGTGCTAATCTGGTCAGTCAATCGTAGTTTTCttaataaactgaaaaagtCAATGAAAGTTCAGTGTTTTATTGGCCAGGCTCGAGTACAggtttgttttggcaattcctACAAAGTTTGTGATTTTTCTGGCCGATTTCccaatattaaatatacatgTACTAGTAACTTTACGACCaaaatatgtaataatataaatctttttatgttaaaaagaaacaataaaaaaaacaaagctgTCAATTGTAGTCAAATTTAGAAATAgactgaaaattttataaaatagagtaCAAAAAGAACTATTCTATTTCTTTTACAAAActttttaatcataaattttttattattataatttcttttcttttatatattctacaAGAATAAttggaaataatttttttatatatttcatttaaataatcaTTTCTTTATGGAATCTATATGATGAATAAATCATAACATATAGTTTTATTCCATATATTACTAACATATATTACTAACTATGTATTTTCCCGCGTACTAGTATAAATTCTTTAcaaatacttattagtttatgtgtTATTAACTCAAAACCCATCatgttattatttatgtttttaaaagatttaaatcaaacattaaagtatttataaaagaaaaaaattccaTCGAAAAATGTATGTTTATTATTgtgttgaaattttaaaaccacttacatattaaaagtattttagaaaatatccttagacaaatgtttttgtttcattagtatttaactataattattttataacttaaTTTGAAGTTATTATTGATTGTTTTCTGCCTCcggttttcttttttcattttgtgtTACTCTcctctatttctttttcttttttcttttggtgaaGAAGCATTCCAGTTTCCAAAATGTTGTTTGTTCTCTCTTTATTCAAAAGGAAAACATAATGTCGTTTCTGgttaacaaaaacaaaccaCATGTCGTTTAAGCGTTCATTAACGACACGAATATTGTCCACTAAACCAAAAGACGAATTCAAAACCTCGTCGCGGTTTAAGGAGAAAGTGTAGAGAAAGGTTACGTAATGGCGACGGAATCGGAGGAAGAAGGGAAGATGAGAGGAGGAAACGATAAGCTAACCGTAGGCGACGATCTGATCTGAGAGAGATGGGGAAGAACGCAGCTTGGAGCGTTAGCTCTTGCAAGCCCGGCGACAATCTCGACACCTATTGGCAGTTAACTCTAAATGTCTTCTCTTTCTATGATCAAATCATTCCTCTAAAAATTGAAAGTTTCTTACTTTTGCCAGATCAGATGGTTTGCAACCACATGTGATCAACATTCAATTCCAGAAGAGAGTGAGATTACAGGTATGATTCTGATTACTTTTATTGATTTTGAGCCTCTTTTGTGGTTTGAAAAGTTAGTGGTTATGTATGTTGACTTCAAGCTGGAAGAGAGCTATACACCTCACCCAGTAAGATCTCTATTCGTGCTGGTGATGGCTTTCATAACTTAAAAggtattctttcttttttttttttctagcttGTGATGTGGGTTGATGTTTCTTGGTGTTGGTGTCTCCTCTGTACCTGTTTAGGAGATAAAAAAGTGTGGGACTTGTAAAGCCATGTGGTTGGGTTTGTGTATCTCTGTCTGGAACTGATACTGCATTGTCAAAACTATTGCTTCTTGTTCTTTGGTAAGATAAACAGAGTGTTGGCTACTTACTAGTCACTTCTTATCGGGTCCGGAGGAGTTTCGAACCCATTTAAGACCCACAAGTGTTTTTGCTCGGTTTCGAGTTGGTTCCTATTTCCTACTATGTTTAGAGTCTTTTCTTTAGAGAAGCTCTCGGAGAGAGTTGTTATATTGCTTACACACGTCTTTAGCTAGCGAGTTTCCACTCTTGAGATTCTAGTGTCAGTTTTTGAGCTATTATTGCCTTTGAGGTTTTACTTACTACATGTCTAAACGAACTTGTTCCGGTAGGTTAATAGTGATAACTTTTTAACCATAGTGTTTCTCTTCACAGGGATACATTTGTCAATACATTCATGTTGCAGATATCCATTTTGTCAAAACCACACCTCAACGGGAGAGATACTCATATCCGCCACATCAAAGTTTACGTCCCTAGACCGTGCGTATATCTTTCTCTCCTTCACTGACATTAAGCTGTTCACATTACCTACTTTACTTTGATGTAGAGTTGTGCTTGCCTTTCCATGACTCTTTGTTTCTCACTTACTCCACGCTGAGATGAGGAAGTTTGACTGTGAAAGGATCACATTAGGTTTTAAAGATCATATGTTGTTGTGTAATGCTTCCTGTTTATATATTACGTTGGATACAACAATCATAACTTCATTAAGCTTATCCACCCAAGAGCTCCATCAAGTTTTCGTCACAGTGAATTAGGAGAGGCAGTTTTAAAGCATAATAATACAAAAAGCATTTTCATGGCTGGCTTTGATATGTCGGAACTCTGAAACCTTCTATGATGATTTTTGCTCTTTTTACCCTTCGCAAGCTGGTTTGGTGTCAAAGCTGCTGATGCATATAGCAAAAGCTTGAAAAGCAGAGAGAGGATAACGATAATCCATGGTGAAAATGTCCTTTCCGATTTTGCCAAACTGTAAGATCACTCTCTCATGTTC is a genomic window containing:
- the LOC108806036 gene encoding anaphase-promoting complex subunit 10-like yields the protein MGKNAAWSVSSCKPGDNLDTYWQWFATTCDQHSIPEESEITAGRELYTSPSKISIRAGDGFHNLKDIHFVKTTPQRERYSYPPHQSLRP